In the Silurus meridionalis isolate SWU-2019-XX chromosome 6, ASM1480568v1, whole genome shotgun sequence genome, one interval contains:
- the si:ch73-335l21.1 gene encoding LOW QUALITY PROTEIN: insulin receptor substrate 1-B (The sequence of the model RefSeq protein was modified relative to this genomic sequence to represent the inferred CDS: inserted 1 base in 1 codon), whose protein sequence is MESEAPTCEDVRKSGYLRKQKSMHRRYFVLRSASERGPARLEYYESEKKFRGGKAAAPKRALALEACFNINKRADAKHKHMIVLYTRAESFAVAAESDADQDEWYRALLELHCKSKALCDGNSGDYGVPSPGPAFKEVWQVKVWPKGLGQAKNLVGIYRLCLTEKTVNFVKLNSDAAAVVLQLMNVRRCGHSENFFFVEVGRSAVTGPGEFWMQVEDSVVAQNMHETLLEAMKALSEEFRQRSKSQSTTAGAGGGATASNPISVPSRRHHQNPPPSQVGFIRRPRTEPPGATGGGGGNSNFCSSDGAKIDEGINAGTKGVNNSSSPTTNGSCSTTPILRSTSVRAPTPVKAQHTLMRSVSTPAPSPAQNLSXYSGNGSDFGATSHETTAAGGDGNGSTYNQMPLRQPSVSGSLSDYGSSDEYGSSPGEHSLLTAAIQAGSVGSSGGNEASNYILMAQKGASNSLPTDNSLTQTRRVLRRSSGRECDPERRMVSKRASLPPMALERLGTYRRGGDLEIEEDNYAIMSRSTSRESFSSHQDSESTVGGTRYLDVAAESKAEAGNCETDGPTVTANGNGGGDNGYMSMLPGVTAPPVSLSHSLSIAVSDSKPADDYMAMTPNNTISLPQQIHLPTSTTDGYMMMSPNSSCSPDQRVVSGAWIGRNSADSRSGSDYMNMSPISVRANSTPSPQESLTASEKLSHQPPPKMVYSYYSLPRSYKHSSPKQFDDGLGRGKCLGSEHGNSQVLGSCRGTSNYQEPGGGRHLSFSSSSYSSSSASSESLGEGEEKLTQVRKTSSGAKVKYSGALQQRLGSSAAKHAQGQRNRPLSLFVDVSKANTLPRVRETPVPPEPKSPGEYVSIEFKNERSIREVVRGPRQGGSIPASSQRLLPRPTSCVAGFLPHPCSPSSAVPPSVASEYVNMELGAPPSPSSFSLTPLGFPSFPIPPTPPTSAPKAWDEQELAPQNEEETEVEMVHSGHRSLSTSESLDSPIPCADYTEMVFGLSSDTTSSSTTPKETLLDRQESMVPNLTMGLNLDFPMSKLSNPDHGAKVIRADPQARRRHCSETFLAPSSLSSCPVSSSSSMCVISEHTQAIAWRLGLDGILSGNGDLLDIPNQHTSHGLTNINTTQISSTDQGLNYIDLDLATRESSHLAVDVQTTGQTAARLFSSVLGSGASGGAGGTGGLSSNASNLNTYASIDFYKSEELRSHQGPNSSKDSTEC, encoded by the exons ATGGAGAGCGAGGCTCCGACTTGCGAGGACGTGCGGAAGAGCGGCTACCTCCGCAAGCAGAAGTCCATGCACCGGCGCTACTTCGTGCTGCGCTCGGCCTCGGAGCGCGGGCCGGCCCGCCTCGAGTACTACGAGAGCGAGAAGAAGTTCCGCGGCGGCAAAGCGGCGGCGCCCAAGCGCGCGCTCGCGCTCGAGGCGTGCTTCAACATCAACAAGCGCGCGGACGCCAAGCACAAGCACATGATCGTGCTGTACACGCGCGCCGAGAGCTTCGCCGTGGCCGCCGAGAGCGATGCGGACCAGGACGAGTGGTACCGCGCGCTGCTCGAGCTGCACTGCAAGA GTAAAGCACTGTGCGATGGTAATTCTGGAGATTATGGAGTTCCATCTCCTGGGCCTGCGTTTAAGGAGGTCTGGCAAGTTAAAGTTTGGCCAAAAGGTCTTGGACAAGCTAAAAACTTAGTGGGTATATACAGACTCTGCCTAACAGAGAAGACAGTCAACTTTGTCAAACTCAACTCAGATGCAGCAGCTGTCGTGTTACAGCTAATGAACGTGAGACGTTGTGGCCACTCagaaaatttcttttttgtggAGGTTGGCAGATCAGCAGTGACTGGCCCTGGAGAATTCTGGATGCAGGTGGAGGATTCAGTTGTGGCACAGAACATGCATGAGACTCTACTTGAAGCCATGAAAGCCCTCAGTGAGGAGTTTCGCCAGCGCAGTAAATCACAGTCTACTACAGCAGGAGCTGGGGGTGGTGCTACTGCATCTAATCCAATAAGTGTTCCATCTCGTCGCCACCATCAAAACCCTCCACCCAGCCAAGTGGGATTCATCAGACGACCTCGCACAGAGCCACCGGGAGCCactggaggaggaggtggaaaCAGCAATTTTTGCTCCAGTGATGGAGCAAAAATAGATGAGGGTATTAATGCAGGGACAAAGGGTGTTAATAACAGTTCAAGTCCCACCACAAATGGGTCTTGTTCCACCACGCCCATTCTGAGGTCTACATCTGTACGTGCTCCCACACCAGTCAAGGCACAGCATACTCTGATGAGGTCCGTCTCGACTCCAGCCCCTTCACCTGCACAGAACCTCT TCTACTCAGGCAATGGATCTGATTTTGGAGCCACAAGTCATGAAACCACTGCAGCTGGTGGGGATGGAAATGGAAGCACTTACAATCAAATGCCTCTCCGTCAGCCTTCGGTTTCTGGTTCACTTAGTGATTATGGTTCTTCAGATGAATATGGTTCCAGCCCAGGTGAGCATTCTTTGCTGACTGCAGCCATTCAGGCAGGGTCTGTAGGTAGCTCAGGTGGGAATGAAGCTTCCAACTATATTCTTATGGCACAGAAAGGGGCATCCAATTCACTGCCAACTGACAACTCTCTGACACAGACTAGAAGGGTGTTAAGACGGTCTTCAGGTCGTGAATGTGATCCTGAACGTAGGATGGTCAGCAAAAGGGCGTCTCTGCCACCCATGGCCCTTGAGAGACTTGGCACTTACCGCAGAGGAGGAGATCTAGAGATTGAGGAAGACAACTATGCTATAATGTCTCGAAGTACCAGCCGTGAGTCTTTCAGCTCACACCAGGATTCAGAATCAACTGTTGGTGGAACCAGATATCTGGATGTTGCTGCAGAGTCCAAAGCTGAAGCAGGAAACTGCGAAACAGATGGACCGACAGTTACTGCTAATGGTAATGGAGGGGGTGACAATGGTTACATGTCCATGTTGCCAGGAGTAACAGCCCCTCCAGTgtccctctctcactcactaTCCATAGCAGTGTCCGACTCTAAACCTGCAGATGACTATATGGCTATGACTCCCAACAATACTATCTCACTTCCTCAGCAGATTCACCTTCCTACTTCTACCACAGATGGCTATATGATGATGTCTCCAAATAGCAGCTGTTCCCCTGATCAGCGTGTAGTTTCAGGAGCCTGGATTGGCAGGAATAGTGCAGACAGTAGGTCTGGCAGTGATTATATGAACATGTCACCTATCAGTGTTCGTGCCAACAGCACTCCCTCTCCTCAAGAGTCTCTTACAGCATCTGAAAAACTTTCTCACCAACCTCCTCCCAAAATGGTATATTCTTACTATTCTCTACCCCGTTCTTATAAACACAGTAGCCCTAAACAATTTGATGATGGTTTAGGAAGAGGAAAATGTCTAGGCAGTGAACATGGAAATAGTCAAGTTCTTGGCAGTTGTAGGGGCACATCTAATTATCAAGAACCTGGAGGTGGACGGCACTTGTCTTTTTCCTCTTCATCATACTCATCCAGTTCAGCTAGCAGTGAAAGTCTGGGGGAGGGGGAGGAAAAGCTCACCCAGGTGAGAAAAACATCTTCAGGAGCTAAAGTAAAGTATAGTGGGGCTCTACAGCAGAGATTGGGGTCTTCAGCAGCTAAACATGCACAGGGCCAGAGGAATCGTCCTCTTAGTTTGTTTGTGGATGTTTCTAAAGCCAATACCTTACCAAGGGTCCGTGAGACCCCAGTCCCACCTGAGCCTAAAAGTCCTGGTGAGTATGTCAGTATAGAGTTTAAGAATGAAAGAAGCATCAGAGAAGTAGTTAGAGGACCTAGACAGGGTGGCTCCATTCCTGCCAGCTCACAACGGCTCTTGCCTAGGCCCACCTCTTGTGTGGCTGGTTTCTTACCACATCCTTGCAGCCCCTCTTCTGCTGTCCCTCCATCTGTTGCTTCAGAATATGTCAACATGGAGCTAGGAGCTCCCCCTTCACCATCATCCTTCTCCCTCACTCCCCTTGGTTTCCCTTCTTTTCCCATACCTCCAACgccacctacatcagcacccaAAGCTTGGGATGAGCAGGAATTAGCTCCACAAAATGAAGAAGAGACTGAGGTGGAAATGGTACATTCTGGACACAGGTCTCTATCGACCTCTGAGTCACTCGACTCTCCTATACCATGCGCTGACTATACAGAAATGGTTTTTGGATTAAGCTCAGACacaacctccagctccaccacaCCTAAAGAAACACTGTTGGACAGACAAGAATCCATGGTTCCCAACTTAACCATGGGCCTTAATTTAGATTttccaatgtccaaactttcAAATCCAGATCATGGTGCTAAGGTAATAAGGGCAGACCCTCAAGCCCGGCGGCGCCACTGTTCTGAAACATTCCTGGCCCCTTCTTCATTGTCCTCATGCCCTGTAAGCTCCTCATCCTCTATGTGCGTGATCAGCGAGCACACCCAAGCCATAGCATGGCGACTTGGTTTAGATGGCATTTTGAGTGGCAATGGGGACTTGCTAGATATCCCAAATCAGCATACTAGCCATGGTTTAACTAACATAAATACTACCCAGATTTCATCTACAGACCAAGGTCTCAACTATATAGACCTAGACTTGGCTACAAGGGAGAGCTCACATCTTGCAGTTGATGTTCAGACTACTGGCCAAACAGCAGCACGTCTCTTTTCATCTGTTTTGGGCAGTGGAGCATCTGGAGGTGCTGGAGGAACTGGAGGGTTGAGCAGTAATGCATCAAATCTCAACACTTATGCTAGCATTGACTTCTACAAGTCAGAGGAGCTACGTTCACACCAAGGCCCCAACAGCAGCAAAGACAGTACAG aaTGTTGA